Proteins from one Malania oleifera isolate guangnan ecotype guangnan chromosome 4, ASM2987363v1, whole genome shotgun sequence genomic window:
- the LOC131152938 gene encoding probable NAD(P)H dehydrogenase (quinone) FQR1-like 1, with protein MATKVYIIYYSMYGHVEKLAEEIKKGAASVEGVEAKLWQVPETLSDEVLAKMNAPPKSNVPLITSSELAEADGFIFGFPTRFGMMAAQFKAFLDSTGGQWRTQQLAGKPAGIFYSTGSQGGGQETTPLTAITQLVHHGMIFVPIGYTFGAGMFEMEHVKGGSPYGAGTFAGDGSRQPTELELEQAFHQGKYIAGIAKKLKGTA; from the exons ATGGCGACTAAAGTCTATATTAT TTACTATTCAATGTACGGGCACGTTGAGAAGCTGGCAGAGGAGATAAAGAAAGGAGCAGCGTCTGTGGAAGGAGTTGAAGCAAAACTGTGGCAG GTACCTGAAACGCTGTCAGATGAGGTGCTAGCAAAGATGAATGCACCACCAAAGAGTAATGTGCCACTTATTACTTCTAGTGAGCTCGCTGAAGCTGATGGTTTTATTTTTGGTTTCCCCACAAGATTTGGAATGATGGCTGCTCAATTTAAAGCATTTCTGGATTCAACTGGGGGCCAGTGGAGAACACAGCAGCTGGCTGGCAAGCCTGCAGGCATTTTTTACAGCACGGGATCTCAAGGAGGCGGACAAGAGACTACCCC TTTGACAGCGATTACCCAGTTGGTTCACCATGGAATGATTTTTGTGCCCATCGGGTATACATTTGGGGCTGGTATGTTCGAGATGGAGCATGTGAAGGGCGGTAGCCCCTACGGTGCTGGAACTTTTGCTGGGGATGGTTCAAGGCAGCCCACTGAGCTAGAACTGGAGCAAGCTTTTCACCAGGGAAAGTACATTGCTGGCATTGCAAAGAAACTCAAGGGAACTGCATGA